The following are from one region of the Leptospira perdikensis genome:
- a CDS encoding methyl-accepting chemotaxis protein has product MKENMRSIFRTVFITITLAMISLVLFTMQLRNASETVAQATISRYESYLLADELRQSSDDLTRLARTYVISGGDPKWENQYFDILDIRNGKKPRPTQYENIYWDFVAAGELTPRPASKAIALLDLMKAKGFSEKELAKLDEAKDKSDALVKTETIAMNMVKGLYADASGNFTIKKTPDLVEARRLMHNDEYHKNKATIMKPVSEFFDLLDQRTQSKVDDAISSQNFWNTVVIVFVFITLCILTYAGYEIRLLFKYLGGEPAYANAIVSEVAAGNLNVKIQTLPKDKMSMLFSIKGMVDRLQSMISETQQVVDAAGKGNLKTRVSLEDKQGFAKDLGGSVNLLANTSSNIIDDVNQVLIAMAEGDLTHRVSLNYLGDFETLANSLNNALDKLSLALAEVRSSAVVISQASSQISSTSLSLAEATSEQASSIEQTTAAVEEMSASITQTNLNAKNTDEIAKKSANDALRGGESVNATVLAMSKIAEKIGIINEISGQTNLLALNAAIEAARAGEQGMGFAVVASEVGKLAERSQGAAKEISHLTNESLSTAQEAGSLLNEIVPSISQTADLVQEIAFSSKEQAAGVQQITDAMTQVNESTQTNAASSEELSATANEMSRQAEHLMVLVEQFRFKVDSI; this is encoded by the coding sequence ATGAAAGAAAACATGCGCTCCATTTTTAGAACTGTCTTCATTACAATCACACTGGCAATGATCTCTCTTGTTCTCTTTACTATGCAATTAAGAAACGCATCGGAAACAGTAGCACAAGCCACCATATCCAGATATGAATCTTATTTATTAGCTGATGAATTACGCCAAAGTTCTGATGACCTAACAAGATTGGCTCGAACCTATGTCATTTCAGGTGGAGATCCCAAATGGGAAAATCAATACTTCGACATTTTAGATATTCGGAATGGAAAAAAACCAAGACCCACTCAGTATGAAAATATTTATTGGGACTTCGTTGCGGCCGGTGAATTGACACCTAGACCTGCTTCAAAAGCAATTGCCCTATTAGATTTAATGAAAGCCAAAGGTTTTTCCGAAAAGGAACTAGCAAAGTTGGATGAAGCAAAAGATAAATCTGATGCATTAGTAAAAACAGAAACCATTGCAATGAATATGGTAAAAGGATTGTATGCAGATGCCTCAGGTAACTTTACAATCAAAAAAACTCCCGACTTAGTCGAAGCACGTCGTTTGATGCACAATGATGAGTATCATAAAAACAAAGCAACAATCATGAAACCTGTTTCTGAATTCTTTGACTTATTAGACCAAAGAACCCAATCTAAAGTTGATGACGCAATTTCTAGTCAAAATTTCTGGAATACTGTCGTTATTGTTTTTGTTTTTATTACACTTTGTATCTTAACCTATGCAGGTTACGAAATACGATTATTATTCAAGTATCTTGGGGGGGAACCTGCGTATGCAAATGCAATTGTTTCGGAAGTTGCGGCCGGGAATTTGAATGTAAAAATACAAACACTTCCTAAAGATAAAATGAGTATGTTATTTTCGATCAAAGGAATGGTCGATCGACTGCAATCTATGATCAGTGAAACACAACAAGTTGTAGATGCTGCTGGCAAAGGAAACTTAAAAACGAGAGTTTCCTTAGAAGACAAACAAGGGTTTGCAAAAGATTTAGGTGGAAGTGTTAATTTATTAGCAAATACAAGTTCCAATATCATTGATGATGTCAATCAAGTATTAATTGCAATGGCAGAGGGTGATTTAACCCATAGGGTTTCTTTAAACTACCTTGGAGATTTCGAAACATTAGCAAACTCTTTAAACAATGCATTAGACAAACTTTCATTGGCATTGGCAGAGGTCAGAAGTTCTGCCGTCGTCATATCACAAGCCTCCAGCCAAATATCTTCGACTTCCCTTTCTTTGGCAGAAGCTACATCGGAACAAGCATCAAGTATTGAACAAACTACTGCAGCTGTGGAAGAAATGTCTGCCTCAATCACACAAACAAATTTGAATGCAAAAAATACGGATGAAATTGCGAAAAAATCGGCAAATGATGCGTTAAGAGGTGGAGAATCAGTAAACGCAACCGTGTTAGCAATGTCAAAAATTGCTGAAAAAATTGGAATCATCAATGAAATTTCAGGTCAGACCAACTTACTTGCATTAAATGCTGCAATCGAAGCCGCAAGAGCAGGAGAACAAGGGATGGGATTCGCCGTTGTAGCTTCCGAAGTAGGTAAGTTAGCGGAAAGAAGCCAAGGTGCTGCCAAAGAAATCAGCCACCTTACAAATGAAAGTTTATCAACAGCGCAAGAAGCCGGTTCCTTGCTAAATGAAATAGTTCCTTCCATTAGTCAAACTGCTGATTTAGTTCAAGAAATTGCTTTTTCTTCCAAAGAACAAGCAGCCGGCGTTCAACAAATCACTGACGCAATGACGCAAGTCAACGAAAGCACTCAGACGAATGCAGCGAGTTCAGAAGAATTGTCTGCCACTGCGAATGAGATGAGTAGACAGGCCGAACATTTAATGGTACTCGTAGAACAGTTTCGATTCAAAGTAGATTCTATCTAA
- a CDS encoding response regulator: protein MNKDQKYTFLCVDDEEIVLLSLKEQLRNTFGQKFLYEMAQSAAEAIDIINDTEDANNAIVIIISDWLMPGMKGDEFMVYLENNFPNIKKILLTGHADPESLDRAKKDGHVDHIVTKPWSRDHLVSIIRELQESPSH from the coding sequence ATGAACAAAGATCAAAAATATACTTTCTTATGTGTCGACGATGAAGAAATTGTTCTACTCAGTTTAAAAGAACAACTGCGGAATACTTTCGGGCAAAAATTTTTGTATGAGATGGCTCAATCTGCGGCCGAAGCGATTGACATTATCAATGATACAGAAGACGCAAACAATGCCATTGTCATCATCATTAGCGATTGGTTAATGCCAGGAATGAAGGGAGATGAGTTTATGGTTTATCTGGAAAACAATTTCCCTAACATCAAAAAAATTCTCTTAACAGGACATGCAGATCCTGAGTCTTTAGACCGTGCGAAAAAAGACGGCCACGTAGATCATATTGTTACCAAACCATGGTCGAGAGATCACTTAGTCTCCATCATCCGTGAGTTACAAGAATCACCTTCCCATTGA